CCTGGGCCAGCCCGCCGTCTACCTCAAGGCCAACACCGCCCTTCCGCTCGGCCCGGTCAGGATGAACACAAAGGAGCTGACCGACGCTCCTCTAACGTACCTGGTTTACTCGGCCGAGGGCGAAGGAACCGCCACGCTCTACGAGGACGCCGGAGACGGCTATGCGCAAGAAAGCGGCGAGTACGCGAGGCGCACGATACGGACCCGAGCCGCTGACGGCGCGACGACCATCACGATAGAAGAGCGTGAGGGAACTTTCGTACCGGAACGTTCGCTCGCCATAGTGGACGTGCGCGGCATCGAGCGTCCGTCGGAGGTTACGGTAAACGGCGAGCGGCACGACTTCGACTACGAAGACGGGGCGCTCAAGGTGAGGTTTCCGGAGTCGGCATCGGAGGCTGTAATCAAGGCCCGCTGAAAGCCGGGCTCAGACCGGCCGCAACCTTGAAAGAAAGCAAGGGGGCGGGGCTCTACGGGGCTCCCGCCCTTCTCCGTGCCGGGGTTGCGGTCCGTCAGGCGGGGATCATGTCTTCGAGGCGTGAGTCGGTGAAGTCCCGGACAACAAGGTAGGTTCCGGCCTCGAGCAGGTACTCCTCGCTCTGGGTCGAGGCGACGCCGACGGTGCGGATTCCGGCCCCGAGCGCGGAGGCGATGCCCGAGCGCGAGTCTTCAAAGGCGACGGCCTCGTCCGGTGAAAGGTCGAGGCGGCGCAGGGCCTCCGCGTACGGTGCGGGGTCGGGTTTTCCGGCATCCACGTCGTCGGCGACGACCACCTCCTCGAAATATCCTTCGAGACCGAGCGCGGCCATCACGACCCGGGCGTTCTCGCGGGGGGCGTTGGTGACGAGAGCGAGGCGAAGCCCCGCCTCCCGGGCCGCCCCGACAAACTCCAGAAGCCCCGGCGTCGGTTCAAGACCGTCCACGCGATCGCGGAAGTGGACTTCCTTCTCCTCGACGAGCGCCGCCGTCTGCTCGGCGGAGAGACCGGGGATGTACTCGGCGGCGATGTCGGGGTTCAGCCGACCGCTGATGTTCGCCTGGTAGAAAGCCCGGTCAACGTCCATCGAGGCGTGCTGCCGCAGGATGTCGGCCCACGCCGGGAAGTGCAGCGAGTCCGTCTCGGCGAGCGTCCCGTCAAGGTCGAGGAGCAGGGCCCTAGGCTTTGTTTCGGTCAAGTCGGGGTCTCCGTTTCAGTCGGGGCTTTAGCATTGCGGTGCTACAGATATCCGCCGAAAAGGACGGAGTTCAGGGCGCGGGTTACGATCAGGAGCGCGCCGATGTAGAGCAGGATAAAGAGGTGGCCGCGCTCGGCGTTTCTGCGCAGCGGGCCGGTCTTCCACTCGGCCATCCCGAAAAGGATGTTTATGGCGCAGAGGCCCCAGATCCAGTAGAAAACGATGTAGAGCGTCGCATCTCCCTCCGGCTCGGGGTTGAAGATCCCCCACCCGAACGCAAGCGTCACAAAGGCCGAGATGCCGACCGAGATAACGAACAGGACTTTGTTTCGCCGACTCCGCCGCCTCCACGCCAGCCAGCGGTGAACCGTCCCGAGAGCCCCGACCTTCTCCGGCGCCACCTCCTCGGAGAATGTCCCGTCGTCGTGCTCTACGACGCGGCCCATCGGGGTTTCGGAGTGGTTTTTCGCATCGGCTCTTCTCATAGCCGAGATACTAGCAGCGGCGCGGATGCCGTCCGGTAAAACCGCTCTCACGGTAAAACCGCTCTCGGATCACGGGTCCGCCCTGACCCGGACGACCTCGCCGCCCGTCATGCGCACCAGTTCGTCCGGCGTGCAGGGGAAAACGGCGTGGGTGTGTCCGGCTGCGGCCCAGACCTCGTCGTGGCGGAAGAGGTCCTCGTCAACAAAGGTTCGGAGTTTCTCGGCGTGTCCGACGGGCGGGACGCCGCCGATCGAGTACCCGGTCCTCTCCTTTACCGAGCGGGCGTCGGGGCGTTCCGGCGCCGCGCCGAGCAGGGCGGCGACCTTCGCCTCGTCAACGCGGTTCACGCCGCTCGCTACTATCAGGATGAAATCTTCCGTCTCAGCAACCCGGAAAACAAGGGACTTGACGATCTGGGCGACCTTCACCCCGAGCGCGGAGGCGGCCTCCTCTGCGCTCCGGGCCGTCTCGGTGAGCGCGACTATCCTGTTGTCGAGGCCGGCGTTCCAAAGAGCGGTCTCCACCCTCAGAACGCCCGCCTTCTTTGTGGGATCTGCCAATCCGGTCTCCTCCCGTTTGCGTTTCCGGCCTTTTGCAATACTAGCGGAAGGCTAGAATAGGGCGATGCAGAGGCTCCTTGTACTCGCGTGTTCCATCGTGCTGGTGGACACCCTCTTCCACTCCGCTCTGGTACCTCTGATCCCGTACTTCACCGAGGAGTTCGGCCTGTCGAAGCTGGGGGTCGGGGTTCTCTCGGGGGCGTTCGGGGCGGGGGTTCTGGTCGGTTCGGTGCCGGGCGGGTACCTCGTGAGCCGGGCCGGGGTAAAGGTCTCGGCCATCAGCGGGTTCGGCATCTTCTCGGTTACGAGCATCGTCTTTGCGTTTGCGGAGAGCGGGTGGCTGCTCATGCTGGCGCGCTTCGGAGAGGGGTTCGGGAGCGCGCTCTCTTGGATAGCGGCATTTACGTGGGTGATCACGAACACGGAAGACGGCCGACGCGGTCAGGCAATCGGGACGCTGATGAGCAGCGCGGTCGTCGGCGCGCTGCTCGGCCCGGTGGTCGGGAGCGTGGCCGCTACGGTCGGCCTCGTCCCGACCTTCCTGACGGTCGCCGCCCTCGGGCTGGCGCTGGCGGCTTGGATCTACGCAACCCCGGCCCCCGCCCCGAACCCGGACAGACCTTTCTTCCCGATGCTCATGAAGCTCTTCGACCGAAGGCTGGTTACGGGTATGTGGCTGGTTACGCTTTCGCCGCTGCTGTTCGGTGCGCCGGTCGTTCTTGCGCCGCTGGCCCTTGATTCCCTGAGCTGGGGGGCGGTGGCTATCGGAGCGGTCTTTCTTGTCGCGGCCGGGCTTGAGGCCGTTGCGCAGCCGCTTCTCGGTCGGTGGACGGACGGCGCGGGTTTCAAAAGGCCGTTGGTCGTGGGCCTTTCGGGTTCGCTTCTGCTGCTGCTCGCCTTTCCTTTCACCGGAAGCTACGGTTTCGCCGTTGCGGCGCTGGTCGTGCTGGCGGCGGTCTTCTTCAACGGCTCGGTAACGCCGGGCACGGCGCTCTTCTCCCGGGCCTCGGAGGACGCCGGGTTGGATCAGGCCATAGTCTTCAGCGCGGTGAACCTCGCGTGGGCGACCGGCTCGGCCTTCGGCGCGCCGCTAGCCGGTGCGGTCTCAGACCTCGGCGGCCCGGCCTACGGAGACGCGCTGGCGTACCTGCTCCTCGCCGCGGTCTGCGCCGCGGCCCTCCTGAACATCGCCCGCCGCGAAAAGCTTGCCTGAGAAAGCCCGGCCTCCGTCGAACCGCCCTAGTTAAAGGCGGCGGCCCCGGCTTCGGCTACGTCCACGTCCTCTACTCGACCGTCCCGGTAGAGACGCCGACGGCCCCGACTATCTCCCCGTCCCGCACGAGCGGAACGCCGCCGGGGAAGATCACGACCCACCCCGAATTCGTGGTTGAGGCCGAAGATGGAGCTCCCCGACTGCGTGAGGGGCGGGAGGTCCGCCGTCCGGCACTTGAACGCGACCGAGGTCCACGCCTTGTCTATGGATATGGCGATGCTCCCGACGAACGCGCCGTCCATCCTGATGTGCGTCTTGAGGTTCCCACCCGCATCCACGACCGCTACGTCCATCGGACAGCCGATCTCGACCGCCCGTCTCTTCGCGGCTTCGATGAGCGTCCGTGCGTCGGTGAGGCTTATGCTCTCCAAGGTATTCCTCTTTTTAACCACGCAGAATTGTCTTGTAGCACAGGCCGGAGCCCGCCGCGATCCTTACTGGAAACTCCGCGGTCCGGGGTTCCGGTCTACGGGGCCGCTGCGAATACCTCTCTGACGACGCCCTCGTCGTCGAGCGAGGGGTAGATGGCGTGGGCCTCCAGCGCGACGCCCGGCTCGAAGGGTATCCCGAGAACCCGCATCCCGGCTGACTTCGCCGCTCTGACCCCGGTCGGGGAGTCTTCGAGGGCGAGGCTCCGCTCCGGCCTCACCCCGAGCCTTTTACACGCGCCGAGGTAGAGGTCGGGGGCGGGCTTGGCGTTCTCTACGTCGTGGTCCCCGAGCACCGCGTCGAAGTAGCCGAGCATCCCCGCGCCCTCAAGCACGCCCACGACAAGGTCGGTCGGGGAGTTCGAGGCGACGGCGAGCGGGACGTTGCCATGAAGCGATCTCAGAAGCTCTACCGCCCCGGACATCGGGCGGGCCTCGGCGGCGACGATAACCCGGCAGATAGCGTGGAGTTCCGAAAGAAGCTCTTCGCTGCGCTCCGGCTGACCGAGGATGTCGGAGATGATCCTCCCGGCGTCCGCCGCCCCGACGCCGAGCAGCCGTATCCGATCTTCTCTGGTATAGGTGTGGCCGTACCCGGCGAGCAGCTTCGCCTCGCCCTTCTCCCAGGCCCCTTCGGTGTCCATCAGCAGGCCGTCGCAGTCAAAGACGACGGCTTCGTAGCGAACGGTTCTCTTCGCGGCGTCTGTACTTTCCGCCACTACTCGACCGTTACGCTCTTGGCGAGGTTGCGCGGCTTGTCTACATTGAGGCCCCGGCTGGTGGCTACGTGGTAAGCGAGAAGCTGAAGCGGCACGGAGTCCACTATCGGGGCGAGAAGCCCCTCGGCGGGCGGCACGGGCAGCACGACCCGAGAGAGTCGCTCTGCGTCCCGGTCGTCTATGCGGGCGATGGAGATCACGTTCGCCCCGCGCGCGCTGGTCTGGTCCACGTTGGACAGGGTTTTCTCGCGGATGATCCCCTCGCCGAGAACCGCGACCACCGGGCAGAACTCGTCTATGAGCGCGATCGGGCCGTGCTTCATCTCCCCCGCCGGGTAGCCTTCGGCGGGGATGTAGCTGATCTCCTTCATCTTCAACGACCCTTCGAGGGCGATGGGGAACGCTTCGCCGCGCCCGAGGAACAGCGCGCACTTCGCGTCTTCGAAGACCGCGGCGGCCTCTTCCATCCGGCCCGCGTACTCGCCTTCGAGAAGCTCGAGCGTCTCCTCGACCTTCTCCGGCGCAAACCGGAGCGTCTTCCCGAGGTGCAGGAGCTTCTCCTCCCCGACCGTCCCGCGCCGGGCGGCGAGGGCGAGGGCGAACATCTGCATCACCGCGACCTGCGTCGTGAAGGCTTTGGTCGAGGCGACCGCTATCTCCGGCCCGGCGTGCGTGAGGATCACGGCGTCAGCCTCGCGGGTTATAAGCGACCCCCGCGTGTTCGTGACGGCGAGAACCTGTCCCCCGAAGGCCCGCGCGGCTTCGACGGCGGCGAGGGTGTCTATCGTCTCACCGCTCTGGGAGACGGCGACGACGAGCGTGTTTCCGTCCCCGACGGGGTCCGAGTAACGATACTCGCTCGCCACCGCCACCTCGACCGGGATGCGGGCGAGCCGCTCGATAACGCTCTTGCCGACCAGCCCGGCGTGATAAGCCGTGCCGCAGGCCGCTATAACGATGCGGTCTACGCGGTCGAGGTCGAGGTCTCTATCGAGGCCGAGATCAACGCGCCCGTCCGGGTCGAGGCGGTCGGAGATCGTCGCCCGCAGAGCGTCGGGCTGGTCGTGGATCTCCTTTGACATGTAGTCCGGAAAACCGCCTAGCTCTATGCCGGAGGCGTCCCAGTCCACCTCGAAGAGCTCGCGCTCGACGACGTTGCCTTCGAGGTCGGAGATCTCGACCGAATCCGGCCTCACGACAACGACCTCGTCGTTCTCCACGACCGAGAACTTGCGTGTGCGGTCGAGCAGGGCCTGCACCGCGCTTGCAAGAAAGTTCTCCCCGTTCCCGTAGCCGACAACGAGCGGGCTCTGCCTTCTGGCCGCAACTATCACGTCCGGCTCGTCGGCCGATACGACCGCCAGCGCGAAAGACCCCCGGAGCCTCACCATAACCTTCGAGACCGCGTCCTTCAGGCTCCCTCCGGCGGAGACTTCTTCCTCGATCAGGTGCGCCACGACCTCGGTGTCGGTCTCGGAGGTGAAGTCGCTGCCGCGCTCTTTCAACTCCTCGCGAAGCCTGTCGTAGTTCTCGATGATGCCGTTGTGGACGACGGCCACCCCGCCCTCGCGCCCGACGTGCGGGTGGGCGTTGGCCTCGCTCGGCTTTCCGTGCGTCGCCCAGCGGGTATGTCCGATGCCCGTCGTAAGCCCCGCGAGGTGACCGTTCATCCCGGCCACCCGCTCCGAGAGGCTCGCGAGCGGCCCGACGCTCCTGACGCGCTCGATGGCACCCGCGCCCTGAAGGGCTATCCCCGCCGAGTCATAGCCCCGGTATTCGAGATGACCGAGGCCCTCCAGCAAAATCCTTACGCAGTTCTCAGCGCCCGCGTAGCCGACTATTCCGC
This sequence is a window from Rubrobacter indicoceani. Protein-coding genes within it:
- a CDS encoding HAD family hydrolase; this encodes MTETKPRALLLDLDGTLAETDSLHFPAWADILRQHASMDVDRAFYQANISGRLNPDIAAEYIPGLSAEQTAALVEEKEVHFRDRVDGLEPTPGLLEFVGAAREAGLRLALVTNAPRENARVVMAALGLEGYFEEVVVADDVDAGKPDPAPYAEALRRLDLSPDEAVAFEDSRSGIASALGAGIRTVGVASTQSEEYLLEAGTYLVVRDFTDSRLEDMIPA
- a CDS encoding YbaK/EbsC family protein; the encoded protein is MADPTKKAGVLRVETALWNAGLDNRIVALTETARSAEEAASALGVKVAQIVKSLVFRVAETEDFILIVASGVNRVDEAKVAALLGAAPERPDARSVKERTGYSIGGVPPVGHAEKLRTFVDEDLFRHDEVWAAAGHTHAVFPCTPDELVRMTGGEVVRVRADP
- a CDS encoding MFS transporter → MQRLLVLACSIVLVDTLFHSALVPLIPYFTEEFGLSKLGVGVLSGAFGAGVLVGSVPGGYLVSRAGVKVSAISGFGIFSVTSIVFAFAESGWLLMLARFGEGFGSALSWIAAFTWVITNTEDGRRGQAIGTLMSSAVVGALLGPVVGSVAATVGLVPTFLTVAALGLALAAWIYATPAPAPNPDRPFFPMLMKLFDRRLVTGMWLVTLSPLLFGAPVVLAPLALDSLSWGAVAIGAVFLVAAGLEAVAQPLLGRWTDGAGFKRPLVVGLSGSLLLLLAFPFTGSYGFAVAALVVLAAVFFNGSVTPGTALFSRASEDAGLDQAIVFSAVNLAWATGSAFGAPLAGAVSDLGGPAYGDALAYLLLAAVCAAALLNIARREKLA
- a CDS encoding HAD family hydrolase, which translates into the protein MAESTDAAKRTVRYEAVVFDCDGLLMDTEGAWEKGEAKLLAGYGHTYTREDRIRLLGVGAADAGRIISDILGQPERSEELLSELHAICRVIVAAEARPMSGAVELLRSLHGNVPLAVASNSPTDLVVGVLEGAGMLGYFDAVLGDHDVENAKPAPDLYLGACKRLGVRPERSLALEDSPTGVRAAKSAGMRVLGIPFEPGVALEAHAIYPSLDDEGVVREVFAAAP
- the glmS gene encoding glutamine--fructose-6-phosphate transaminase (isomerizing), which encodes MCGIVGYAGAENCVRILLEGLGHLEYRGYDSAGIALQGAGAIERVRSVGPLASLSERVAGMNGHLAGLTTGIGHTRWATHGKPSEANAHPHVGREGGVAVVHNGIIENYDRLREELKERGSDFTSETDTEVVAHLIEEEVSAGGSLKDAVSKVMVRLRGSFALAVVSADEPDVIVAARRQSPLVVGYGNGENFLASAVQALLDRTRKFSVVENDEVVVVRPDSVEISDLEGNVVERELFEVDWDASGIELGGFPDYMSKEIHDQPDALRATISDRLDPDGRVDLGLDRDLDLDRVDRIVIAACGTAYHAGLVGKSVIERLARIPVEVAVASEYRYSDPVGDGNTLVVAVSQSGETIDTLAAVEAARAFGGQVLAVTNTRGSLITREADAVILTHAGPEIAVASTKAFTTQVAVMQMFALALAARRGTVGEEKLLHLGKTLRFAPEKVEETLELLEGEYAGRMEEAAAVFEDAKCALFLGRGEAFPIALEGSLKMKEISYIPAEGYPAGEMKHGPIALIDEFCPVVAVLGEGIIREKTLSNVDQTSARGANVISIARIDDRDAERLSRVVLPVPPAEGLLAPIVDSVPLQLLAYHVATSRGLNVDKPRNLAKSVTVE